One window of Carassius auratus strain Wakin unplaced genomic scaffold, ASM336829v1 scaf_tig00025918, whole genome shotgun sequence genomic DNA carries:
- the LOC113078516 gene encoding ependymin-like, whose translation MMKRMKPLLGLCWVLVLVLVLTGRSSAQMPHRCRTPALLSGSMSVSAREGQDWVLAKYRYDAIGQRIRLWEFGQVQSKSFHADMLFLFREAVVYSIDYKNRTCQKNPLHTAFHPSHIPHNASLLSQVILGGSSAPGEGLLVNTWTGDVPATAGKYVATVTEFGCIPVSTLYYTPKTGWILTSYFNAVTGIEDPEQFFPPPFCAHADTKEEQLDFFSAFY comes from the exons ATGATGAAGAGAATGAAGCCTCTGCTGGGCTTGTGTTGGGTTCTGGTTCTGGTGCTGGTTCTGACTGGAAGAAGCTCCGCACAGATGCCACATCGATGCC GGACGCCAGCGCTGCTGTCCGGCAGTATGAGCGTG agtgctCGGGAAGGCCAGGACTGGGTGTTGGCCAAATATCGTTACGATGCTATCGGCCAGCGCATCAGATTATGGGAGTTCGGTCAGGTTCAGAGTAAATCGTTCCACGCAGACATGCTGTTCCTGTTCCGAGAG GCCGTGGTCTACAGCATCGACTATAAGAACCGCACGTGTCAGAAGAACCCTCTCCACACAGCCTTCCACCCCTCACACATTCCCCACAACGCCTCGCTGCTGTCACAGGTGATTCTGGGAGGTTCGTCAGCTCCAGGTGAGGGTCTGCTGGTCAACACCTGGACGGGGGACGTCCCTGCGACCGCAG GTAAATATGTGGCCACAGTCACAGAGTTCGGATGCATCCCGGTGTCCACGCTCTACTACACTCCTAAAACGGGCTGGATCCTCACCTC ATATTTCAATGCGGTGACCGGGATCGAGGACCCGGAGCAGTTCTTTCCTCCTCCTTTCTGTGCTCATGCAGACACTAAAGAGGAGCAGCTCGACTTCTTCAGCGCCTTTTACTGA